The sequence below is a genomic window from Haloferax mediterranei ATCC 33500.
GCTCACACGAACGACCTCGTCGATGTCCTTGTACGCGCCGGGTGCTTCTTCCGCCAGCGTCCTGCCGGAGCGTGCTCGGACGAAGATACCGCGGGCGCGCAGCGCCTTCTTGAGTTCGCCAGCGGAGTACTCCGTTCGCGCCTCCGCCCGTGATAATTGGCGACCAGCACCGTGGGCCGTCGAACCGAAACTACGCGCGAGTGACTGTGGCCCGCCAACGAGGATGTACGAGTGTGACCCCATACTCCCCGGGATGAACACTGGCTGGCCGACGCTCCGGTATGCTTCAGGAATCTCGGGCCGACCGGCCGGGAATGCCCGTGTCGCGCCTTTTCGGTGGACGAGAAGCGTCTTCGTCTCTCCATCGACGGTGTGTCGCTCTTCTTTGGCCATGTTGTGACACACGTCGTAGACGAGTTCGACTTCCGTGGTGTCGAAGAGGTCGTCGAACACCTTTCGGACCGCCTGCGTCAGTGCCTGTCGGTTAGCCCATGCGAAGTTGGCGGCGGCGTTCATCGCGTTCCAGTACTCGTCGGCGAGGTCGTCACCGAGCGGGGCGTAGACGAGTTTCTTGTCCGGAAGCGACTCGGCGAGAGACCGATATTTGCGTTCGAACGCGCGGAGATAGTGCGAATACGTCTGGTGGCCAAGGCCGCGCGACCCCGTGTGAATCATCACGACCACGTCGTCGGTGTCGATACCGAACGCCGCGGCCGTCTCGGTGTCGTATACGTCGGTCACGCGCTGGACTTCGAGGAAGTGATTTCCCCTCCCGAGCGACCCGACCTGATTGACGCCGCGTTTGAGTGCCTCGGTTGGGACCGCGTTCGGGTCGCTGGGAAGGTGCCCGTTTTCCTCACAGTGGTCGAGGTCGGTTTTGGTGGCGTGTCCGTTCGCCAACATCCACTCCAGCCCGCCTTCGAGAATGCCGCGCACGTCGGAGATGTTGGTGTCGAGGGAGCCGCCTTCGGCAGCACCCGTGGGAATCGTCTGGTAGAGGCGGTCTGCGAGAATAGACTGCTCGCTCACGATGTCTTTGTACGTGAGACCGGTTCGAAGCAGTCGGACACCGCAGTTGATGTCGCCGCCGATACCCCCCGGACTAATGACGCCGTCGTCCGCGTCAACCGCGGCGACACCGCCGATAGGGAAGCCGTCGCCCTGATGCCCGTCGGGAAGGACGAGCGAGAACTTCTGGATACCCGGCAGCATCGCGACGTTTTGAATCTGTGTCAGCGTGCGGTCGCCCTCGGACTGCATCTCTTCGACGAGCGATTCCGATCCGTAGACACGCGCTGGGACGCGCATCTCCCCCGTTCGCCCGATTTCGTACACATTCGCTTCGATTTCGTTGAGTTCGACCACGAGACCCACCGAGACTACATATGGTAACGAGGCCCATAATCATTCGTGCGGACGCGTCGTTCACAGACGCTTACTGACACGATTTCTTCAGTCAGATACTTGCTGACACGACTATCTCAGTCAGGTGCTTGCTGACACGACCTCAATCGACGACGAGGAGTCGACCGCGGTAGGTGCAGTAGTACCCGGCGAACTGTTTGTAGAACTCCGGGAGAACCTCCGTTTCGAGGTCTGAGCCGGTATCAACGACCTGGAGCGTCGCGTATTGAGCGTCGTCGAGAGCGGCATCAACGACGGTCGGAACGGGGGTGGTTCCAGTGAGTTCGACGAATAGCGCACGGAACGTCGCCGCGACACGGTCGAAGTACGCCGCCGTCGGTTCGAACGCTCCGAACCCGTCCTCTTCGAGGTCGTCGTAGGTTCGCCGGACGAGTTCGTTTCCGTCGGAGAGACCGTACTCCGCGAGGGCCGTGATTGTCGTCGAACAGGGAACTGCGTCAGCTTGCAGCGGGTCAGTCATGTGGGGTGCCTCCACATTATGATAAGGCGTTGATGATTATGTAGGCAAGCCGGTCGTGCGGGCGGTCCGCATCGAACCGAAACGGACTACCCCTGCGCTGCGGCCAACTTCTCGCGGAGCCGGTCCGGGTCGACCTCGAATTTGAATGCCGGTCGACCGTCGATGTACACGTACGGGACTCTCTCGCCGTACTTCGCCCGTAGTTCTTCGTCGGTATCGACGTTTATAAACTCGATATCGACCGGAACGCCTTCCCCTGCGGCTACCTTGCGGATGGTCTCTTCTGCCTCGTCACAGAGCGGGCAGTGGGTTCGAGTGTAGACGATAATCGGGACGGCGTCGCTCATCAACAAGTCTCGCTACCGCGAGGCCATGAGCCTTCTTGTCGAACTGGACAGAATTAACTCACTTTGTAGTATAAATTGTAATCATCTTTGGAAAATTATATGTAAATATGATTTCTACTAGCACTAACGCCCAAACCCCCACTACGTACTGCGATTTTAGAATTTACTACAAAGATGATTATAATGTAAGTATGTTGATTATATGTCGGAGGTATTCTAAATGAGGAGTCTGAATGTCACGGTCGAGTACGATTTATGATAGACGATACTGACTCACCTGGTGGTGGTGGTAGTCGAAACCGGTTCGTCTACGTGACGGCCGCGCTTGCCGCCCTCAATGGACTCCTGTTCGGGTTCGACACGGGCATTATCTCCGGCGCGTTCCTGTACATCAAAGACACGTTCACGATGAGTCCATTGGTGCAGGGCATCGTCGTCAGTGGTGCGCTCGCAGGCGCTGCCCTCGGTGCCGCTCTCGGTGGGTATCTCGCCGACCGTTGGGGTCGAAAACGGCTCGTCCTCGTTAGCGCCATCGTCTTCTTCGTCGGGTCGTTGGTCATGGCCATCGCACCGACAGTCGAGATACT
It includes:
- a CDS encoding RtcB family protein, whose product is MGLVVELNEIEANVYEIGRTGEMRVPARVYGSESLVEEMQSEGDRTLTQIQNVAMLPGIQKFSLVLPDGHQGDGFPIGGVAAVDADDGVISPGGIGGDINCGVRLLRTGLTYKDIVSEQSILADRLYQTIPTGAAEGGSLDTNISDVRGILEGGLEWMLANGHATKTDLDHCEENGHLPSDPNAVPTEALKRGVNQVGSLGRGNHFLEVQRVTDVYDTETAAAFGIDTDDVVVMIHTGSRGLGHQTYSHYLRAFERKYRSLAESLPDKKLVYAPLGDDLADEYWNAMNAAANFAWANRQALTQAVRKVFDDLFDTTEVELVYDVCHNMAKEERHTVDGETKTLLVHRKGATRAFPAGRPEIPEAYRSVGQPVFIPGSMGSHSYILVGGPQSLARSFGSTAHGAGRQLSRAEARTEYSAGELKKALRARGIFVRARSGRTLAEEAPGAYKDIDEVVRVSDALGIGTRVARTAPLANIKG
- a CDS encoding glutaredoxin family protein — encoded protein: MSDAVPIIVYTRTHCPLCDEAEETIRKVAAGEGVPVDIEFINVDTDEELRAKYGERVPYVYIDGRPAFKFEVDPDRLREKLAAAQG